Proteins encoded by one window of Cannabis sativa cultivar Pink pepper isolate KNU-18-1 chromosome 4, ASM2916894v1, whole genome shotgun sequence:
- the LOC115712751 gene encoding probable prolyl 4-hydroxylase 10 yields the protein MAKPRHYRLPSRKSSSSSTTLIFTMLVMFSFVVLILVALGILSVPSSSGDSPMANDLTSIVHKTADRKTDDDGNSERWVEVISWEPRAFVYHNFLTKEECEYLINLAKPNMKKSTVVDSETGKSRDSRVRTSSGTFLARGRDKTIRTIEKRIADFTFIPVEHGEGLQILHYEVGQKYEPHYDYFLDDFNTVNGGQRMATLLMYLTDVEEGGETVFPAAKGNFSSVPWWNELSDCGKKGLSVKPKMGDALLFWSMKPDATLDPSSLHGGCPVIKGNKWSSTKWMRVSEYKA from the exons ATGGCGAAGCCAAGGCACTATCGTTTACCTTCTCGGAAATCCTCTTCCTCCTCGACCACCCTCATCTTCACTATGCTCGTTATGTTCAGCTTTGTCGTTCTCATTCTCGTCGCCCTTGGAATCCTCTCCGTTCCCAGCTCCTCCGGTGACTCCCCCATGGCTAATGATCTTACCTCCATTGTACACAAGACTGCAGATAG GAAAACGGACGATGATGGCAACAGCGAAAGGTGGGTTGAGGTCATTTCATGGGAGCCCAGAGCGTTCGTTTATCATAATTTCTTG ACCAAGGAGGAATGTGAATATCTAATCAATCTTGCCAAGCCGAACATGAAAAAATCGACTGTTGTTGATAGTGAAACTGGAAAGAGCAGAGATAGCAG GGTACGAACAAGCTCTGGCACATTCCTGGCCAGAGGACGTGATAAAACTATTAGGACTATTGAGAAAAGAATTGCTGATTTCACCTTTATCCCCGTAG AACATGGGGAAGGACTTCAAATTCTACACTATGAAGTTGGACAGAAATACGAGCCTCACTACGACTACTTTCTTGATGATTTTAACACTGTAAATGGAGGTCAGCGTATGGCCACACTTCTTATGTACCT CACAGATGTCGAAGAAGGGGGTGAAACAGTGTTCCCTGCTGCAAAAGGGAATTTTAGTTCTGTACCTTGGTGGAACGAACTATCTGATTGTGGAAAAAAGGGACTTTCTGTTAAACCTAAGATGGGTGATGCATTGCTTTTCTGGAGTATGAAGCCTGATGCCACGCTAGATCCATCCAGTTTACATG GTGGATGCCCCGTAATTAAGGGAAATAAGTGGTCAAGTACTAAATGGATGCGTGTCAGCGAATACAAAGCTTGA